From Sphingomonas sp.:
TCTCGCAGCTCTCCAGCCTGAGCCTCGTCAAATATCTCTGAGCGCGATCGCGCGCTCGAACACCGCGGTCAGCATCGGCTCGGTCAGCCGGCCGATGCTCTGATTGTACCGCGACACGTGATAGCTATCGAGCACCGTCTGCCCCTTCGGCAGGCGGTGCTCGCCGCCGTGCGCGAAGCGTGCCTTGGGCAGCTTGCCGCCCAGCGCCTTCACTGCCGACTGATGGGCGATCTCGCCCAGCGCCACGACGATCGGCGCGCGCAACTGGCCGGCGAGGAATGGCCGGCAGGCATGGATCTCGGCCGGGGTAGGGCGGTTCTCCGGCGGCAGGCAGCGGACCGCGTTCAGAATCTGCACGCCCTTGGGCTCCCCGGCCTCGGCCAGCCCCAATTTTTCCAGCACCGCGAAGAGCAATGTACCGGAATCGTCGCCGGTGAAGGCGCGGCCCGTGCGGTTGGCACCCGTCCGTCCCGGAGCCAGGCCCACAATGGCGATGGTCGCTGCCGGATCGCCGAGCATCGGCACCGGCGCGTTCCACCATTCCGGCTGTTCGGTCCGCAATTGGGTGCGCAGCGCGACGAGGCGGGGGCAGAGCGGACAGTCGCGATCGGGTTCGGGGCTTGGCGTGGACATAAGGTGGCGATAGGCGCGGGGGCGTGCCCGTCACAAGCTACATCGTCGCCCTGGGATCGAACCGTCGCGGCCGCCATGGCGGCCCGCGAGACGAGGTGCGCGCGGCACTGGCGGTGATCGGCGGCGTGCAGGCGGTTTCACGCATCCACGAGACGGCGCCGCTGGGCCCCTCGATCCGCCGCTTCGCCAACGCGGTAGCTGCGATCGAGACCGACGAGGCGCCCGACGATCTGCTGCGCAGGCTGAAGGGAATCGAGCGCGCATTCGGCCGCCGGCGCGGCCAGCGCTGGGCGGCGCGGGTGGTCGATCTCGACATCGTGCTGTGGTCGGGTGGCTGCTGGACCAGCCCGACGTTGACGATTCCGCACCGCCTGTATCGCGCGCGCCGTTTCGTGCTGGCCCCGTTGGCAGAGGTGGCACCGCGCTGGCGCGATCCGGTGACAGGTCGCACGGCGCTTACGTTGCTGCACGCGGTTGACCGGCGGCGCCCCTGCGCCTAGGTGGCGGAATGTGGGTCCGTAGCTCAGTCGGTAGAGCAAGCGACTTTTAATCGAGAGGTCATGGGTTCGAATCCCATCGGACCCACCACCGAAGCCTCGAAATCAACGCGTTGCACCGCTCGGCATCTCTCGGTTGCCAATGGCGCGGCTGCGCCTTGCTCGCCTTCGGCTCTCCGGGAATGTCTAGTCGAATCCAGGAAGCGAATCCGCGGCATCGCAGCATATCCCCCTTGATACTATATATCATCCCCGATACATGCTCGCATCACGCTCCTATCAGAAAGTCGAATCTTGATGCGTCGTGTCCTTCTCGTCTCTTCCTCGCTCGTGCTGCTGCCGCTTACGGCGTTCGCGGATCCCGGCCCCGCTACGCCCGCGCCGTCGGAGACCGAGCAGGCGAAAGACCAGGCCGCGCAGCAGCCGCCGGCGATCATCGTCACCGCGCCCTATCGGCAGAGCGAGACGGACGTGCTGTCCGGCACCTCGGTCGTCACCGGCGAGGAACTCACCCGCAACCTGCGGCCGACGATCGGCGAAACGCTGGCGCGCCAGCCGGGCGTGTCGGCCAGCTCGTTCGGGCCGAACGCCTCGCGGCCGATCCTGCGCGGTTTCCAGGGCGAGCGGGTGCGCGTGTTGACCGACGGGATCGGCTCGATCGACGTGTCAAACACCTCGGCCGACCATGCGGTGATCATCGATCCACTGCTGGCGGAGCGCGTCGAGGTGCTGCGCGGCCCCTCGGCGTTGCTGTTCGGCTCCTCGGCGATGGGCGGTGTGGTCAATGTGATCGACAGCCGCATTCCGCGCAGCGTGCCCGAGAAGGGCTATCGCTTGAGCGGCATCGGCACCTATGGCTCGGCTGCGGAGGAACGCTCGGTGGGCGGGGCAGGGGACGTCGCGGTGGGCAGCCACCTCGTGCTGCACGCCGACGGTTCCTATGCCAAAACCAGCGACCTGAAGATCGGCGGCTATGCGCTTACCGCCGACAAGCGTCGCCAGGCGCTGGCGAGCGCAGCGCTGCCCGTCGATCCCAACGACCCCGAGCCGATCGACTTCGCCGCCAATGCCGCGGTGAGGAACCGCCTGCCCAACAGCGCCGCCGAGACCTGGACGGCGGGCGCGGGCGCCGCGATCATCACCGATACCGGCACGCTCGGCATCGCCTACAGCCATTATGACAGCCTCTACGGCGTGCCGATCCGCTTCGCCACGCAGCCGGGCGAGGGCCAGGAAGCGCCGCGGCTGAGCGTCGTCCAGAACCGGCTCGATCTGCGCGCCGAGGCGGAGACCGGCGGCGGCTTCCTCCAGAAGGTGCGGCTGCGCGCGGGCTATGCCGCCTATCGCCATTTCGAGCTGGAGCCCGATGGCGGCGTCGGCACCGCCTTCTACAACAAGGGCCTCGAAGGCCGGCTCGAGCTGGTCCAGGCCGATCACGGGGCCTGGAAGGGCGCGAGCGGCGTGCAGTATTTCGCGCGCGACTTCGACGTGCAGGGCGACGAGGCGTTCCTGCCCAAGAACAAGACCCAGCAGGTCGGGCTGTTCACGCTCCAGCAGTTCGACATGGGTGCGCTCAAGGCGGAGGCCGGGCTGCGCTATGAGTTCACTGATCTCTCGGCTAACCCGGTGCTGGACGACACGCGCTTCTTCAACGGCAAGCGCAGCTTCCAGGCGCTGTCGGGCTCGGTCGGCGCCTCCTACGGCGTGGCCCGCGACCTGCGGATCGGCCTGAACCTGTCGCATACCGAGCGTGCACCCTCGGCCGAGGAACTGTTCGCCAACGGCGCGCATGCCGGCACCGAGGCCTATGAGCTGGGCAGCCCCGATTTCCGGTTGGAGAAGAGCTGGGGGCTGGAGGCGACGCTGCACGCGCATGGCGAGGGCTACAGCTTCGACGCCTCGGCCTATTACAACTGGTTCTCCAACTATATCAGCGATAACCAGGCGCCGCAGGCGGTCTGCGAGGCGGCAGCGGCACCCAGCGGGCGCACCGTCGACCTGCCCTGCTTCCAGTTCACCCAGCGCGATGCGCGCTATTACGGTTTCGAGGCGGAAGGATCGGTGAAGCTGGCGCAGTTGGGCGACTATAGCGTCAACCTCGATGCGCTGGGCGACTATGTCCACGCCAACATCGTCGACGAGGGCCCCGCGCCGCGCATCCCGGCGCCCCGCGTGCTGGGGGGCATCGAGGCGCAGTCGGAGCAGATCACCGGCCGGGTGGAGGCGGAGCATGTCTTCGTGCAGAACCGTATCGCCGCGTTCGAGACCCGGACCGCGCCCTATACCATGGTCAACGCCACGCTCAGCCTGAAGCCGTTCCCGACCATGCCAGGCACGACGCTGACCTTGTCCGCCAACAATTTGTTCGACGTCGAGGCGCGCCGCGCGAGCAGCTATCTGAAGGACTATGCGCCGCTCGCAGGCCGCGACCTGCGGGCGACGCTGCGCTTCAGCCTGTAGTCGTCGCGTCCATAAGGTCCCCGATCGCGCCCGTCGGGCTCGCTTCGGGGATCGCCGCCATTGCCGCGCTGATCCGCGCCGGGTCGACCGTCGGCGACGGCTGGGTCAGCAGGTCGAACGCCTGGGCGCTCGGCAGCGCCTTGAACGCGGCGCCGTAGCGGGCGCGCAGCGCCTGCAGCTTGGCTTCCTGATTGAGCATCGCCAGCGCCACCGCCTGGCGGAGCACGATCGCCTGGGCGGGTGGGGTCATTGCGCCGGGGGCGGGCAGGGTGGCTTCGTTCTCGGTGATGAACGAGCCCCAATTGCGGGTGCGCCAGTGGATCTCGCTCCGCACGCCGCTGCCGCCGGGGACGCCGTCCAGCGCGGCCATCGCCGCATCCTCGCGGCCCAGCTTGTAGAGCGCCACCGCCTCGATCCGCTTGCGATCGAAGCGCATCGCGTCCGAATAGCTCGCCTGCTCGGTGGCGTGAAGCGTGTCGAGCGCCTTCACCGGATCGCCGGAGAGGATGAACAGCGACGCCACCTTCACCGAGAGCGGCCCCTGCGCCACGTCCTGTCGGCGCTGCATCAGCTGATACTGGAGCAGCTCGGCCGCGCGCGGATAGAGGCCGGCGTCCTGCAGCCGCTGGGCGAGGCGCAGCGCGAGCGCGTCGCCCTCCGCACCGGCGGGGCCCAGTTCCTTGTAATCCCAGTAGAGACCGGCGGCCTCGGGCAGCGGGGTGCCGCTGTCGGGCGCGAGCATCTCGGCGAGCCAGGTCTGGATCTGCTTGAGCATCGGGCCGGAATCGCCGTCCGGACGATAGAAGCGGAACAGCGTGGCGGCGCTGCGCAATGCCGCGCGGCGGTTGTTGGTTTCCAGCGCCAGCTGATATTCGAGGCGGAGCGCGCCCGCCTCGATCTCGTCGCCGCGCCAGCCATAGCGCAGCGCTTCGAGCTGCTTGACGCCTTCGACCGGATCGATGCGATGAAGCTTCAGATCGCCTTCGATGCGCGCGAGCTGGGCTTCGGCCTGGATTTCGGGGCTGCCGCTCAGCGCGGCGCGCGACAAGCGGAACAGCCCCTCGGCGGGATCGCCAGAGGCGAGCAGCGCCTTGCCGCGCAAGAGATTGGCTTGTGGGTCCTGGTCGCCGAAGAGCTTGAGCCAGGCGATCGCCGGCTTGCCCTGGCCGATGGCGATCGCGCCACGCGCGGCGGCGAGGGTGAAGGGCTTGCGCTCCTGCGGCGGGCGACCGTTGATCGCGGGCACCGCGCAGTTGATCTGGCGCGCGGCGGCCTTGGCGTCGCCGGTACCGGCCAGTGCGCGCACGCGCCAGGCACAAGCCTCGGCATTGCCTTCGAGCTCGGGCAGCGACAGCGCTTCGACCGCCTCGCGGTTGTGGCCGATCATCACCAGCGCAGCGCCGGTGGCAAGCTGGAACGGCGCGACGAGCGCGAGATCTTCGTCGTCGGATTCCATCGTCTCCAGCACGCCCAGCGCCTCGGCGCCCAGGCCACGGCGGATCAGCGCGCCCGCGTAACGCCAGCGGGCGAGCTGGCGCGTTTCGGGCTTGGCGTGGATGATCTCGTCCCACGCCGCGTCTTCGGTCAGCTCGGGCCAGTCGCGGCTGTCGGTGACGATCGGCATCTGCGCGAGGGTGGCGGCGAAAGGCGGCAGCAACGGCCGGCCCGCGGCGGGCGACGCGGGGGCCGGAGCGCCGGCAGCAGGTACGACGGGCACGGCGCCATGATCGGCCGGGGGGGGCGCCGGGTCGCCGGGCGGAGCGGCGGCCGTGCTGGCGAGTAAGGCGACGATCAGCAAACGGCGCATCAATGGGCTCCCGCCATGAGATAGGTGACGATGGCGCCGCCAAGGATGCAGGCGATGACGAAGATCATGGCAGGCACGATCGGCAGTCCGTCCGCCGCGACCTTGGCCTCGGTGACTGGCGCGTTCTGCTGTTCGCTGGTGTCGACGGCGTTCCCGCGCGCGCCTGCATCGGCGACGACGCGCATCCGGCTGGGGCGTTGATCGTGGCTCATTGGTAATCCGTTAAGTGCTTGTCCCTTATTTATAGGACGTGCGTGGCCGCAGCGGCGGCCGCGCCCATGCGATTAACGGGAGAAACTTGGTGCGCGGCAAGCAGGGGCTGGCGATGCTCGGATTGGTGGCGATTGCGGTTTCGCCGCTGCCGGCGGGGCGTGCGCTTGCCTCCGGCGGCGGTGGCGAGGGCGAGAGCCTGCATCTGGTGAAAATGGAGCCCATCGCGGTCCCGATCGTCGATTCGGACCGAGTCGCCGGCACGCTCAATTTTCAGCTGGTGCTGGAAGCGCACGACACCGTTACCGCCGAAAAACTGACCGCGGCGATGCCCAGCCTGCGCATGGCGGCGATCGCCGGCGGCGTGGAATTCGCGCGACTCGATGCCTCGGCGCTGCGCGCGGTGAACGTCGCCGATCTCGACAAGACGCTGACCGGGGCGCTCAAGGGCGTGGCGCCGGATCTGGATCGCGTGCTGATCGTAGAAGTGAGCGCGTCGCAGAACTGAATGTTCGCGCAGCGTTGCGCCGCCACTCTACCCATCCACCCACGAAAGCCGTCATCCCGCACTTTTGCGGGATGACGGCTTTCGGGGCGATCGAGCTTCAGCCCGGCTTGCGGGTGGGGCCGGTGGGGCCGGCAACGGCCGGACCTGCTTGCGCCGCAACCGGCTTGGTCGCACTCTTGCGTGCCAGCGCCATGCTGAGCGAAGCCGCGCCCTTGGGCGACATCGCCGCGAGGATCGCCGCAGTGGACGCCGGGCGCATGCGCTGCGCTACCTTCATCTGCACTTCCATATCGAGCTGTTCGAACACCGCCGCTGCCTTGGCCGGCTTCATCGCCTGATAGATGCGGGCGAGCTCGTCGAACTGGGCTTCGGCCGGCGAGGGGGCCCCGGGCGCGCCTGGCGTTCCTGCCGATGCGTCCTTCTGCTGCGCCTCGACGCTTGCCGCAAGCCGCTGCTCGGCGGCCTTCGCCGCCTGCTCGCGCAGGTCGAGCGCGCGCTGGCGCTTGGCGGCGTCCTGATCGCGCGCGCTGAGGTCACGCTCGATCGAGTTGCCGAGCCGGGTCTTGTTGGTGCCGTCCTGGTCGCCGGTGGCGATGCTGGCGGCATTGGCCACCGCGGCGATCGCGGAAGCCGCCGCCATCAGCACGAGCAGGGAGGGACGCGCCATTACGCTGCCTCACGCGTGGCAGGCGCCTCGTCGACCGGGGCTTCGATTTCGGCTTCCTGGGCGGCGGCTTCGTCGCTTGCAACACGCAGTGCATTGGCAAGGCTCACGGCCGAGACGATGCGCTCGCAGGCGCTATCGGCGATGCCGATCATGTCGGAAAGCTCGTCGCGCAGGTCGCGGGCCTGCTCGACCAGCCGCGCATGGCGCGCGCAATCGGTGCCCAGCGTCTGCTTCATGTCGGAAAGCACCGAGCGGGCCTGCACCGTCGCATGATCCAGCGCCTTCACCACGTCGGTAAGGGCGCCGTCCTTCACGGCGCGCAGGCTGCGCATCATGCGCATGCTCTGCACGAGCACGGCCACGCACAGGATGATCGTCAGTACATTGGCGAAAAGCGCGATACTCATGATAGTTTCTTCCTCGTGCGGGAAACGTCGTTGACCAGGCGCACGGCGACGCGGCCGCTGCGCTGGCCGATCTGGGCCTGGGCAAGCTTGATGTCGCCGCACGCCATGTCGAGTGCGTCGTCGGGGCTCTTGTCGAAAGCGATGGTCTGGCCGACCTGCAGCTCTTCCAAGTCGGAGAGCGGTAGCGCCTTTTCGCCAAGCAGCACGTTGACGGTCACATTGGTCTTGCGGATCTCGGACGCCATGTGCGCCTCCCAGATGCTGTCGCGGCCGCTCTTTTCACCCATGAAGCGCTGGAGCAGCTTGTGGCGCACCGGCTCCAGCGTCGCATAAGGGAAGACCATCGTGATGCAGCCGCCGCGCCCGTCCATGTCCACCCGGAAGGTGGCGATGGCGCAGATGTTCGAAGTGGCGGCAATCGCGGCGAAGCGCGGATTGGTCTCGATACGCTCGAGCCGCATCGTTACCGGCTCGATCGGTTCGAACGCGTCGGCGAAATCGCGCAGCGCCGTTTCCAGCACCCGCGAGACCAGTGAGGTCTCGATCGGAGTGAAGCCGCGACCGTCGATCACGTTGGGCGTGTTGCTGCCGCGGCCGCCGAGCAGCGCGTCGACCACCGAATAGATCAGGCCCGATTCCACCGTGATCAGGCCGTAGCTCTCCCATTCCGCAACCTTGAACACGCCGACCATCGCCGGCAGCAGCACACGGTTCATGAACTCGCCGAAGCGAGCCGAGGTGACCTCTTCCAGGCTGACGTCGATGGCGTCGGATGTCATGTTGCGCATCGAGCTGGCGAAGCTGCGCACGACGCGGTCGCACACCACTTCGAGCATCGGCAGCCGTTCGTGGCTGATGACCTTCGATTCCAGAACGGCGCGCAGGCCCTTCTTTTTCAGAACCGGTTCGCCGCCGCCGAACAGCGCGTCGATGTCCGCCTGGCCGAAATTGCCGATATCGTCGCCGAACGGAGCCGCGGGCGGATCGGGAAGGTCGAAATCGTCTAGATCGATCATTGCTGGATCAGGTCCTGAATGAGAACTTCCTTGACCATGCCGGGGCCGAGCACGCGGGTGGCGCGCACCATCAGCTCCTCCTTCAGCCGGTACACCGCCGCCGAACCGCCCAGATCCTCTGGGCGAAGTTCGCGCAGGAAGGGCTGATAGGCGTCGAGTACCACCGGCAGCTTGTCCTTGAGCGCGGTGTCGGTCGTCTTGGGGCCGGGAACCAGCATCAGATGCAGCTTGAGGAAACGCGGCGCGCCGTCCGGCGAGCGCAGGTTGACCGAGACGGCGGGCACGTCAACGAACTTGCCCTTGCCTTCGCCGTCCTTGCCGCCTTCGCCTTCCTTGGCATCGCCGCCGCCGTGCCCCTCGTCCGCCGCGGCGGTCTCGTCGCCATGCGCTTCGGTCTTGGCCGCGCTCTTGCCGCCCATGAAGAAGGCCGCGCCGCCGCCACCCAGCGTCAGCGCGGCCACGGTGGCGGCGCCGATGATGATCAGCTTCTTCTTCTTGTTGGGCGCCGGGGCCTCCTGCGCGCTCTTATCCTCGACGATCTCGGCCGACATAATAACCCTGGACCTTCCGATTTATCGGCCGCGGCGTCCGCACGTCCGATTTCCCTCTATTATAGAAGCGTCACCCGGCAATTTCTGCCTAGTGACCATTTTTCGAAGGACGGTCCGGTGGACATCTCCTCTTACGTGCTCCTCAGCCAGGAGCAGGCGCTCAAGCGCCGGATGGATGTGGTGGCGAACAACATCGCCAACATGAATACGGTGGGGTTCAAGCGCGAGCAGCCGGTGTTCCGCGAATATGTGGAGCAGACCGACGGCGCGGTGAAGGCCGCCGAGAAAACCTCGTTCGTGCTCGATTACGGCGCGGTGCACGATGCCTCGAACGGCGCGTTCCAGCCGACCGGCAATCCGCTCGACGTGATGATCGACGGACCGGGCTATCTGGCGGTGCAGGCTGGCGACGGCACCACTGCCTATACGCGCGCGGGCTATGTGAAGGTGCTGGAGAGCGGCGAACTCGCTACTTCGGGCGGCCAGATCATCCTGGGCGAGGGCGGCAAGCCGATC
This genomic window contains:
- a CDS encoding uracil-DNA glycosylase; this translates as MSTPSPEPDRDCPLCPRLVALRTQLRTEQPEWWNAPVPMLGDPAATIAIVGLAPGRTGANRTGRAFTGDDSGTLLFAVLEKLGLAEAGEPKGVQILNAVRCLPPENRPTPAEIHACRPFLAGQLRAPIVVALGEIAHQSAVKALGGKLPKARFAHGGEHRLPKGQTVLDSYHVSRYNQSIGRLTEPMLTAVFERAIALRDI
- the folK gene encoding 2-amino-4-hydroxy-6-hydroxymethyldihydropteridine diphosphokinase: MPVTSYIVALGSNRRGRHGGPRDEVRAALAVIGGVQAVSRIHETAPLGPSIRRFANAVAAIETDEAPDDLLRRLKGIERAFGRRRGQRWAARVVDLDIVLWSGGCWTSPTLTIPHRLYRARRFVLAPLAEVAPRWRDPVTGRTALTLLHAVDRRRPCA
- a CDS encoding TonB-dependent receptor domain-containing protein — translated: MRRVLLVSSSLVLLPLTAFADPGPATPAPSETEQAKDQAAQQPPAIIVTAPYRQSETDVLSGTSVVTGEELTRNLRPTIGETLARQPGVSASSFGPNASRPILRGFQGERVRVLTDGIGSIDVSNTSADHAVIIDPLLAERVEVLRGPSALLFGSSAMGGVVNVIDSRIPRSVPEKGYRLSGIGTYGSAAEERSVGGAGDVAVGSHLVLHADGSYAKTSDLKIGGYALTADKRRQALASAALPVDPNDPEPIDFAANAAVRNRLPNSAAETWTAGAGAAIITDTGTLGIAYSHYDSLYGVPIRFATQPGEGQEAPRLSVVQNRLDLRAEAETGGGFLQKVRLRAGYAAYRHFELEPDGGVGTAFYNKGLEGRLELVQADHGAWKGASGVQYFARDFDVQGDEAFLPKNKTQQVGLFTLQQFDMGALKAEAGLRYEFTDLSANPVLDDTRFFNGKRSFQALSGSVGASYGVARDLRIGLNLSHTERAPSAEELFANGAHAGTEAYELGSPDFRLEKSWGLEATLHAHGEGYSFDASAYYNWFSNYISDNQAPQAVCEAAAAPSGRTVDLPCFQFTQRDARYYGFEAEGSVKLAQLGDYSVNLDALGDYVHANIVDEGPAPRIPAPRVLGGIEAQSEQITGRVEAEHVFVQNRIAAFETRTAPYTMVNATLSLKPFPTMPGTTLTLSANNLFDVEARRASSYLKDYAPLAGRDLRATLRFSL
- a CDS encoding magnesium transporter MgtE N-terminal domain-containing protein translates to MARPSLLVLMAAASAIAAVANAASIATGDQDGTNKTRLGNSIERDLSARDQDAAKRQRALDLREQAAKAAEQRLAASVEAQQKDASAGTPGAPGAPSPAEAQFDELARIYQAMKPAKAAAVFEQLDMEVQMKVAQRMRPASTAAILAAMSPKGAASLSMALARKSATKPVAAQAGPAVAGPTGPTRKPG
- a CDS encoding DUF6468 domain-containing protein, coding for MSIALFANVLTIILCVAVLVQSMRMMRSLRAVKDGALTDVVKALDHATVQARSVLSDMKQTLGTDCARHARLVEQARDLRDELSDMIGIADSACERIVSAVSLANALRVASDEAAAQEAEIEAPVDEAPATREAA
- the fliM gene encoding flagellar motor switch protein FliM; this encodes MIDLDDFDLPDPPAAPFGDDIGNFGQADIDALFGGGEPVLKKKGLRAVLESKVISHERLPMLEVVCDRVVRSFASSMRNMTSDAIDVSLEEVTSARFGEFMNRVLLPAMVGVFKVAEWESYGLITVESGLIYSVVDALLGGRGSNTPNVIDGRGFTPIETSLVSRVLETALRDFADAFEPIEPVTMRLERIETNPRFAAIAATSNICAIATFRVDMDGRGGCITMVFPYATLEPVRHKLLQRFMGEKSGRDSIWEAHMASEIRKTNVTVNVLLGEKALPLSDLEELQVGQTIAFDKSPDDALDMACGDIKLAQAQIGQRSGRVAVRLVNDVSRTRKKLS
- a CDS encoding flagellar basal body-associated FliL family protein translates to MSAEIVEDKSAQEAPAPNKKKKLIIIGAATVAALTLGGGGAAFFMGGKSAAKTEAHGDETAAADEGHGGGDAKEGEGGKDGEGKGKFVDVPAVSVNLRSPDGAPRFLKLHLMLVPGPKTTDTALKDKLPVVLDAYQPFLRELRPEDLGGSAAVYRLKEELMVRATRVLGPGMVKEVLIQDLIQQ
- a CDS encoding flagellar hook-basal body complex protein — its product is MDISSYVLLSQEQALKRRMDVVANNIANMNTVGFKREQPVFREYVEQTDGAVKAAEKTSFVLDYGAVHDASNGAFQPTGNPLDVMIDGPGYLAVQAGDGTTAYTRAGYVKVLESGELATSGGQIILGEGGKPIKIPPEEAGKVNVNPDGTVMGENGPLGRIAVTVFDSEAVVDPRGNDMFTATGGRELPAAQTKLVSGGVEGSNVNAIVETTDMMQILRAYQTSQSLSNSMSEMRKSAIDKLGRVS